From Niallia sp. Man26:
TACTCCTACAACAGTACTATTACAAGAAAAAATTTCTGAAGAGTATTTAGGCAGGGTCTTTGGTGTAATGGGAATGATTTCTACTTCTATGATGCCAATCGGCATGCTTATTTTCGGACCACTCGCAGATGTTGTTGATATCGAATGGCTGTTGGTAGGCACTGGTTTATTCATCTTGATTCTCACAATATTCTTAAGCCGCAACAAGGCATTGATTGAAGCAGGGCAGCCTGCTGTAACAGAATCTTAATTAGAAGGGCGAAGAATGAATCTTCGCCCTTTTCATGTTATAACAGTAAGGAAGTATATATTTAACACTAATGTTATTTTTAGATATAATCTAATCAGAATTCTAAATTTGCAGTCAAACATCAGCAGGTTTTCATAAAAATTTTTCTAGTAAAATATAGGACAGGGTGGCAGGATGATAATTTGGATAAACGGAGCATTTGGAGCTGGGAAAACACAAACTGCACACGAGTTACATAGAAGAATACCAAACTCATGTATCTATGACCCAGAAAATGCCGGTTATTTTTTGCGGGAAAATTTGCCTGCATCTACTTTTAAAGCGGATTTTCAAGACATGCCAATGTGGCGTACCATTAATCATTCTCTATTATCTTATATTAATAAGGAATATAAGGGAGTCATCATCGTGCCGATGACGATAGTAAATCCTGTCTACTTTTCTGAAATTATTGGTGAATTAAGAAAAGAAGGTGTCACCATTCATCACTATGTATTGTGGGCTTCCAAGCCCACCTTAGTTAGTCGGCTAAAGGG
This genomic window contains:
- a CDS encoding AAA family ATPase, whose protein sequence is MIIWINGAFGAGKTQTAHELHRRIPNSCIYDPENAGYFLRENLPASTFKADFQDMPMWRTINHSLLSYINKEYKGVIIVPMTIVNPVYFSEIIGELRKEGVTIHHYVLWASKPTLVSRLKGRGERKASWAINQIDRCMEGFSNSVFENRINTDNITVAVAAKTIAALSDVQLLPDNRSFLRKKWDHFKLRLRDR